A window of Lacibacter sediminis contains these coding sequences:
- the mgrA gene encoding L-glyceraldehyde 3-phosphate reductase, whose amino-acid sequence MSYSANEQRYQQMQYRRCGKSGIQLSALSLGLWHNFGDVDDEAVYRKTLHTAFDCGITHFDLANNYGPPPGSAEINFGKILKNDFAAYRDELIISSKAGYYMWPGPYGEWGSKKNLVASLNHSLKRMQLDYVDIFYHHRPDPNTPLEETMTALDLIVRQGKALYVGISNYKSEDAAKAFAILKELGTPCLIHQPKYSMFERWVEKDGLLNVLEANGVGCIPFSPLAQGLLTNKYLKGIPEGSRATKGVFLKQEQITEEVLTKVRALNDIATTRNQSLAQMALAWLLKDERVTSVLIGASSSAQLLDSVACLNNLAFTNDELSKIETILG is encoded by the coding sequence ATGTCTTACTCAGCAAACGAACAACGTTATCAGCAAATGCAATACCGCCGCTGCGGAAAAAGCGGTATCCAGTTATCGGCACTTTCATTGGGCTTATGGCACAACTTCGGTGATGTGGATGATGAAGCCGTGTATCGCAAAACCTTGCACACTGCTTTTGATTGCGGCATTACGCATTTCGATCTGGCCAATAACTACGGACCACCTCCCGGCAGTGCAGAAATTAACTTCGGCAAAATATTGAAGAATGATTTCGCTGCTTATCGTGATGAGTTGATCATTTCCAGTAAAGCAGGTTATTATATGTGGCCCGGCCCTTATGGCGAATGGGGAAGTAAGAAAAATCTTGTTGCAAGTTTGAACCATAGTTTAAAACGCATGCAGCTCGATTATGTAGATATCTTTTATCATCATCGTCCTGATCCCAACACACCATTGGAAGAAACCATGACTGCACTTGATCTCATCGTTCGACAAGGAAAGGCACTATATGTTGGTATCTCCAATTATAAAAGTGAAGATGCAGCAAAAGCATTTGCCATTTTAAAAGAATTGGGCACACCTTGTTTAATTCATCAACCCAAGTATTCCATGTTTGAACGTTGGGTGGAGAAAGATGGTTTACTCAATGTGCTTGAAGCTAACGGTGTGGGTTGCATTCCTTTTTCTCCATTGGCACAAGGACTGCTCACCAATAAATATCTCAAAGGAATTCCGGAAGGTTCACGTGCAACAAAAGGCGTGTTTTTAAAACAGGAACAGATCACCGAAGAAGTGTTGACGAAAGTAAGAGCACTCAATGACATTGCAACAACACGTAATCAATCATTGGCACAAATGGCATTGGCCTGGTTGTTAAAAGATGAACGGGTGACGTCTGTATTGATCGGTGCAAGCAGTTCAGCACAGTTGCTTGATTCGGTTGCTTGTTTAAACAATCTTGCTTTTACAAATGATGAGTTGAGCAAGATCGAAACTATTTTGGGCTAA
- a CDS encoding family 43 glycosylhydrolase, translating to MTKFSNYIFFFFFLLFSIQLSAQNKTVPKPLYDDPIYHGAADPVIIYNKAKKKWWMLYTNRRASIEDSTVQWVHGTRIGIAESKDGVEWNYVDTANINYRPDVGYTHWAPDVIEHKGTWHMYLTYVPGTFKDWNHPRVIVHLTSKDLKNWNYQSTLKLVNEKVIDASVYKINDTSFHMWYNNEKDGKSIYYADSKDLYNWVDKGKAIPARGEGAKTFYWQGKYFMIIDAWKGMEVYSSTDLLNWTKQPKRILEEPGKGKDDQAIGGHCDVVVSNGRAFIYYFTHPGRSKANPAARGSFDEKRSVIQVAELKFINNEIVCNRDEALTFKLK from the coding sequence ATGACCAAATTCTCAAACTATATCTTCTTCTTTTTCTTCCTGCTGTTCAGCATTCAACTCTCAGCACAAAACAAAACCGTCCCCAAACCTTTATACGACGATCCCATTTATCATGGCGCTGCTGATCCCGTCATCATCTACAACAAAGCAAAAAAGAAATGGTGGATGCTGTACACCAACCGTCGTGCATCGATTGAAGATTCAACCGTGCAGTGGGTACATGGTACAAGAATCGGTATTGCCGAAAGCAAAGACGGTGTAGAGTGGAACTATGTTGATACCGCCAATATCAATTACCGTCCCGATGTTGGTTACACCCATTGGGCGCCTGATGTCATTGAACACAAAGGAACCTGGCACATGTATCTCACTTATGTGCCAGGCACATTCAAAGACTGGAATCATCCACGGGTGATTGTGCACCTCACCAGTAAGGATTTAAAGAACTGGAACTATCAATCAACATTGAAGTTGGTAAACGAGAAAGTAATCGATGCATCAGTGTACAAGATCAACGATACCAGCTTCCACATGTGGTACAACAATGAAAAAGATGGCAAGAGTATTTATTATGCCGACAGTAAAGACTTGTACAACTGGGTCGATAAAGGCAAAGCCATTCCAGCAAGAGGCGAGGGAGCGAAAACATTTTATTGGCAGGGTAAGTATTTTATGATCATCGATGCATGGAAAGGCATGGAAGTGTACTCATCGACTGATTTATTAAACTGGACCAAACAACCCAAACGAATTTTAGAAGAGCCCGGCAAAGGAAAAGATGACCAGGCAATTGGCGGACATTGTGATGTAGTGGTGAGTAATGGTCGTGCTTTTATTTATTATTTCACACATCCGGGAAGAAGCAAAGCAAACCCTGCTGCAAGAGGTTCATTTGATGAGAAGCGAAGTGTAATACAAGTGGCAGAATTGAAATTTATCAACAATGAAATTGTTTGCAATAGAGACGAAGCCTTAACTTTCAAGCTGAAATAA
- a CDS encoding alpha-L-fucosidase, with amino-acid sequence MHRRTLLKQLAASVPAVWLAQHADAASFFSSDDLQIADGPFQPNWNSLEQYKTPDWYRNAKFGIWAHWGPQCEPEFGDWYAREMYMEGNGKYNYHVSKYGHPSEFGFKDVINEWKAELWNPEELLELYKNAGARYFMALANHHDNFDLYNSKYHNWNSTKIGPKKDLIAGWAKAARKQGLHFGVSVHAAHAWSWYEPAQRSDTKGPKAGIPYDGKLTKKDGKGKWWEGLDPQELYAQNHPLSKASNDNAVIHAQWDWGAGVAVPDKAYCDKFFKRTIDLIDKYDPDVVYFDDTVLPLYPISDVGLKIAAHLYNKSIKTKGSLQAVINGKILNEQQRKCMVWDIERGQSNSIEPLPWQTDTCIGSWHYNKPIFDNHRYKSAKTVVHTLVDVVSKNGNLMLSVPVKGNGTIDSDERKIVEEIGRWMKANSESIYDTRPWTIFGEGPALENAAPLSAQGFNEGKGKPMEAQDIRFVVKADVLYATVMGWPENGKVLIKNLGSNSQHYKKKINKVELLATKQTLAFEQTADGLLVNFPENRPEEFYANALKVMSSE; translated from the coding sequence ATGCACCGCAGAACCTTACTGAAGCAATTAGCTGCTTCTGTTCCTGCAGTATGGCTGGCACAACATGCAGATGCTGCTTCTTTCTTTTCGTCAGATGATTTACAAATTGCAGACGGACCTTTTCAACCAAACTGGAATTCATTAGAACAGTATAAAACACCCGACTGGTACCGAAATGCAAAGTTTGGCATCTGGGCACACTGGGGACCGCAATGCGAACCTGAGTTTGGCGATTGGTATGCACGTGAAATGTATATGGAAGGCAATGGCAAATACAATTACCATGTTTCAAAGTATGGTCATCCATCGGAGTTTGGTTTTAAAGATGTGATCAACGAATGGAAAGCGGAGTTGTGGAATCCGGAAGAGTTATTGGAGTTATATAAAAATGCAGGTGCCAGATATTTTATGGCACTGGCGAATCATCATGATAATTTCGATTTGTACAACAGTAAATACCATAACTGGAATTCAACGAAGATCGGACCGAAGAAAGATTTGATCGCAGGTTGGGCGAAAGCAGCACGCAAGCAAGGTTTGCATTTTGGTGTGAGTGTGCATGCAGCGCATGCATGGAGTTGGTACGAACCTGCACAGCGCTCCGATACAAAAGGACCGAAAGCAGGAATTCCTTACGATGGCAAACTCACCAAGAAAGATGGCAAAGGTAAATGGTGGGAAGGCTTGGATCCACAGGAACTGTATGCACAAAATCATCCTCTGAGTAAAGCGAGTAATGATAATGCAGTGATACATGCACAGTGGGATTGGGGTGCAGGTGTAGCTGTTCCGGACAAAGCTTATTGCGATAAATTTTTCAAACGCACCATCGATCTCATTGATAAATACGATCCCGATGTGGTGTACTTCGATGATACCGTGTTGCCTTTATATCCCATCAGTGATGTTGGGCTAAAAATCGCTGCTCATCTGTACAACAAAAGCATCAAAACAAAAGGTTCGTTACAAGCTGTTATCAACGGAAAAATTTTAAATGAGCAGCAACGCAAATGCATGGTGTGGGATATTGAACGTGGACAAAGCAACAGCATTGAACCATTGCCCTGGCAAACCGATACCTGTATCGGCAGCTGGCATTACAATAAACCCATCTTCGATAATCATCGTTACAAATCAGCGAAAACAGTTGTACATACATTGGTGGATGTGGTGAGTAAGAATGGGAATTTGATGTTGAGTGTGCCTGTAAAAGGGAATGGCACCATCGATAGTGATGAACGAAAAATTGTTGAAGAGATCGGCCGCTGGATGAAAGCAAACAGCGAAAGTATTTACGATACAAGACCGTGGACGATTTTTGGCGAAGGACCTGCATTGGAGAATGCAGCACCGCTTTCGGCACAAGGTTTTAATGAAGGAAAAGGTAAACCAATGGAAGCGCAGGATATCCGCTTTGTTGTGAAAGCTGATGTGTTATATGCAACCGTCATGGGCTGGCCGGAGAACGGCAAAGTGCTCATTAAAAATCTCGGCAGCAACAGCCAGCATTACAAAAAGAAAATAAACAAAGTTGAATTGCTTGCTACTAAACAAACGCTGGCATTTGAACAAACAGCAGATGGATTGTTGGTGAACTTTCCGGAAAACAGACCGGAGGAGTTTTATGCAAATGCATTGAAGGTGATGAGTAGTGAGTAG